The Deinococcus sp. KNUC1210 nucleotide sequence GACACCCACATAACAGCAGAAGCAAAAAAAATAGAGGCAGACGCACTCACACAGTGTGAGGCGTCTGCCCTTTCAAGGTTATGACGTGTCTGTCCGCACAAGATGTCCGATCATCAGCGGCTCAGCTCTAGATAGATGGGCAGGTTGCGGCCCGCCCGGTAGAACGTGGCACTGGCCCCGCTGACGCTGCCCGCCATGATGTTCACCCGGTACTGCTGGCCTTCCGGGACGTCGATGACTGGGCAGACCCACGTTCCAAGCTTGCGGAGGGAACACGGCGCGCCCAGGCTCAGATCGACGCTGCCGAACACCGCGATGTTCGGGCCGTCGCCCACACGACTGGGATCGCCAGTCATCGGGCCAGGGCCAGGATTCTTCAGCAGGATGCTCGGGCCGATCTGCACCAGGCTCCCCTGTTCTCTCTGGACGGTTTGCAGGGCGGGCGCACAGGAGGCAAGACCAATTAGAGACAGCAACAGCAGCAGCTTCATGCCAGACCTCCGGAGACTTCCAGATCGTGGATGGCTTCTTGAATCACCTGACGGTGCTCAGCGCTCAGGTGCGTGTCGCCATCGAGCGCCAGATCAGCGATGATCGGCTCGAGAACCGGCGCGAGCTTCAGAACGCCCGTCACGGTGATCTTGCCACCCGTCAGGTTCGTCAACAGATCAACCAGTTGATTCATTTCAGTGGCTCCAGGCCGTTCACCGGCTGTGGCTTGCTGGTGCTGGGCCTAAGAGCGGGTACCGCACCAACCACCCTGCCATCGGCGGTATGCAGCGGCTCTGTTCCAGGGGTACCAATCGAGTGCAGGACCAGCGGCGCAACGTTCGTAACGTTCACGGTGGGCATTGTCGAGGCTGCCGCCTGCTGGAGTTTGGCGTAGTCACCGAAGCCCTTGATCACGGCTGTCAGCAGAGCGCCTAGTGCGGCCCACCAGCCCGCAGACCCGCCGCCAAACGCCCCGCTGACCAGACCGAAGCCCACCACGAAGAGAGCGCTCAGCAGGATGTAGATGTACTGGGTCACGCTGCTCTGGAATTCGAAGCGCCGTTTCAGCAGGGCTGTGAGCGGGCTGCTGATCTCTTTGACCAGCCAACCAATCGCGAGGCTGGCAATCGTCCAGATGTAATCCGGGACTATCACGCCCGAGACGGGCGGAATGGTGGTTTGTGCGAGCACGACGGGCAAAAAACAGAACGCCAACAGAAGGCCAACAACACTCAGCAGTCGTTTCATGCGATACCTCAAAAGGCGCGGCCCCACCACAATGGATGAGGCCGGAAGAAGGCGAAAAGTTGACTAATCAGGGAGCCTTAGAAACAATGAGCTGATAAGGTGTGACTGCTCAGCACGTGCTGAGCGGTCACTCTTATCTTTTGGCTGACTATTGATCATTTTGTAGATGTCAGGCAACAAGTGCGTCTAATTACTTTAGGAGCTTTATTTATGAAATGGATAACGGTTGCCGTTGCTTTAGGTGCAATTGCTGGCGTCTTTAATTTTCAGCCAACCCTTGGGGAATCCATTCATGGGAATCTTCCTGGAAAATCAATCGCTCGTAAATGTCCTAGCGGGAAAGGATTGATATTGAATGGCACCTATCAATTGATGGGTGTTGCTGAAAATAGCTTAAGCGTTGAATGCACAACGGTGAGCAAGACATTTAAAGACCTAATGATGAAAATAAATAAGACGTCGTGGGCGGAGTATTTCACCGTAAAAGATGCTACGTCCGCCATCTGGGCTCTTGCTGACACAGAAGTTTACCTGAAGCGGAAAGGATGGCGTGTAGTAATTCAACGCGATGACAATGATATACATGCAGGCATGTATAAAAGAGATGGAAAAAGAGTATTTTTATACACATTTATTAGGGAATTAGATAAAAAAGCTATATTTGCGCTCTCAGGTGACTAGTTATTCAAGCAATTTTTGCTGCGGAGTGGACACGAGAGTGGAGAAGCATAATACGGGGCACGCGCATAAGGGTGTTGCAATTTTGGTATATATGGCGTGAGGGTGTGCGGATCAGATGAACAGAATTTGTGACTACTCAGCACGTGTCGAGTAGTCACGATAAGGTAACGTCATCGAGTCCTCGATTTGCCCCCATTTATATCCCTACAAAGTAACCATAGTTATTTGTATTGCGCCATCTCTCATATCAGAGGTCTACTTTGAGTAAGTATTTGGATATGATTCGAAAAAATTATTTTAACTTCAAGGGCCGCACTCGGCGGCGCGACTTTTGGATTTACATAGGCGTAACGGCATGTATTATGGTTGTTTTAATATTTTTAGATTCAGCTATGTTCCCGAACGCTGAATCTTCTATAAAATACGGCCCCTTGTCGATTATGTATGGTTTAGTTATGTTTTCACCTAGCGTGTCCATTTGCATTCGTCGGTTACATGACGTTGGCTTGAGCGGTAACTTTATAATCTTTTCGTTTGTAAAAATCTTGATTCTAGCTGGTGTGTTTTTTTACCTTATGAATAGTCAATCCGGAAGCAACAAATGGGGACCTAGTCCCAAGGCAACGAAATAGCTTTAAAGGAACTATTCAGCCCGGCACTGAATCTACTCGACATGTACGAAAAGAGTCGAATTCACTGAATCAGACGGGCAGTTTGTTCGGTATGATGTACACCTTGTCCGACCCGACGATCAGCGAGCCAGTGCCGATCTGCTGATTCGTCGCCGGATCGAACAGCCGCACTGCCAGCTTCCCGGTGTCCGGCACGTGGGCAGGCTGGGCCGGAGCCATGAAGCCCGCCACCTGCGCCAGATACTCCCGCCAAGGCCACGTCGGGCCAGGACAGTTGTGCTTCGGGTTGATGCTGCTGTGCGGCACGATGGTGCTGCTGTTCGGCGCGATCCCGTACCGCCTGCAGATGTCGGCCACCAGCTCGGCACTGGCCTTCAGTTGGAGAGCCGTCGGCGTCCACGGCCCCTTCGCCGGTTGCCCCTCATGCTCGATGCCGATGGTCGTCTGATTCACCGTGAAGTCGCCTGCCTGCCACGCGTTGTCGGCCTCCTGCACCATCTGCACGATCTCCCCGGCCATGCTGA carries:
- a CDS encoding DUF805 domain-containing protein, whose protein sequence is MIRKNYFNFKGRTRRRDFWIYIGVTACIMVVLIFLDSAMFPNAESSIKYGPLSIMYGLVMFSPSVSICIRRLHDVGLSGNFIIFSFVKILILAGVFFYLMNSQSGSNKWGPSPKATK
- a CDS encoding N-acetylmuramoyl-L-alanine amidase, translating into MNIQQLSASPSNFTHGRGGRKVERVVIHVQDGTQQGSIAWFQNPASSVSAHYLVSMAGEIVQMVQEADNAWQAGDFTVNQTTIGIEHEGQPAKGPWTPTALQLKASAELVADICRRYGIAPNSSTIVPHSSINPKHNCPGPTWPWREYLAQVAGFMAPAQPAHVPDTGKLAVRLFDPATNQQIGTGSLIVGSDKVYIIPNKLPV